Proteins encoded in a region of the Mycolicibacterium duvalii genome:
- the tilS gene encoding tRNA lysidine(34) synthetase TilS, whose protein sequence is MDRPGAVAQVRDAVARFARDHRLDPGPWCVALSGGADSLALTIAAAGLRPTTALIVDHGLQPDSRAVAAAAREQAIVAGCTAAQVIPVQVEGAGGPEAAARTARYRALEQARDGRPVLLAHTLDDQAETVLLGLGRGSGARSIAGMRPLDPPWCRPLLGVRRALTRAACAQAGLTPWQDPHNRDPRYTRVRLRTEVLPLLEDVLSGGVAEALARTATALREDNDALDAMAAAVLSGLGEEPDVAALTELPDAVRRRVLRGWLLAHGACGLTDTHLRAVDALVTAWRGQGAVAVPSTGRRVRLFAGRRGGCLRLYSEPV, encoded by the coding sequence ATGGATCGACCGGGTGCTGTAGCGCAGGTGCGCGACGCCGTCGCGCGGTTCGCGCGCGATCACCGGCTCGACCCGGGTCCGTGGTGTGTCGCGTTGTCCGGTGGTGCGGATTCCCTGGCGCTGACGATCGCCGCGGCCGGGCTGCGCCCGACCACTGCGCTGATCGTCGACCACGGCCTGCAACCCGATTCCCGCGCAGTCGCCGCCGCCGCACGAGAACAGGCCATCGTCGCGGGATGCACTGCGGCGCAGGTGATCCCGGTGCAAGTGGAGGGTGCGGGTGGTCCGGAGGCGGCGGCCCGGACGGCCCGCTACCGCGCGCTCGAGCAGGCTCGCGACGGTCGGCCGGTGCTGCTCGCGCACACGCTCGACGACCAGGCCGAGACGGTTCTGCTCGGTCTGGGGCGCGGCTCGGGGGCCCGCTCGATCGCCGGCATGCGCCCACTGGACCCGCCGTGGTGCCGGCCGCTGCTGGGAGTGCGCCGCGCGCTCACCCGGGCCGCGTGCGCGCAGGCCGGCCTGACCCCGTGGCAGGACCCGCACAACAGGGACCCGCGCTACACCCGGGTCCGGCTGCGCACCGAGGTGCTGCCGCTGCTCGAAGACGTCCTTTCCGGCGGGGTCGCCGAGGCGCTCGCCCGCACCGCCACCGCGCTGCGCGAGGACAACGACGCGCTCGATGCGATGGCCGCCGCGGTCCTGTCCGGTCTCGGCGAAGAGCCCGACGTCGCAGCGCTGACCGAGCTGCCCGACGCGGTCCGGCGCCGCGTGTTGCGGGGATGGCTGCTCGCCCACGGCGCCTGCGGGCTGACCGACACCCACCTGCGCGCGGTCGACGCGCTGGTCACCGCATGGCGCGGCCAGGGCGCGGTGGCGGTACCCAGCACCGGCCGCCGGGTGCGCCTGTTCGCGGGCCGCCGGGGTGGCTGCTTACGGCTGTACAGCGAGCCGGTCTGA
- the hpt gene encoding hypoxanthine phosphoribosyltransferase codes for MYPGDIKSVLLSEEQIRAKTAELAAQIADHYRDATSDPGGQDLLLITVLKGAVMFVTDLARAIPLPTQLEFMAVSSYGSSTSSSGVVRILKDLDRDINDRDVLIVEDIVDSGLTLSWLLRNLATRNPRSLRVCTLLRKPDAVRADVDITYVGFDIPNEFVVGYGLDYAERYRDLPFIGTLEPRVYEAG; via the coding sequence ATGTATCCGGGGGACATCAAGTCGGTGTTGCTGTCGGAGGAGCAGATTCGCGCCAAGACCGCCGAACTCGCCGCGCAGATCGCCGACCACTACCGCGACGCGACATCCGACCCCGGCGGCCAGGATCTGCTGCTGATCACGGTGCTCAAAGGCGCGGTCATGTTCGTCACCGACCTGGCGCGCGCGATTCCGCTGCCCACCCAACTGGAGTTCATGGCGGTCAGCTCCTACGGATCCTCGACATCGTCGTCGGGGGTGGTGCGCATCCTCAAAGACCTCGACCGCGACATCAACGACCGCGACGTGCTGATCGTGGAGGACATCGTCGACTCCGGGCTGACGCTGTCCTGGCTGCTGCGCAACCTCGCGACCCGCAATCCGCGGTCGCTGCGGGTCTGCACGCTGTTGCGCAAACCCGACGCGGTGCGCGCCGACGTCGACATCACCTACGTCGGCTTCGACATCCCCAACGAGTTCGTGGTCGGCTACGGCCTGGACTACGCCGAGCGCTATCGGGACCTGCCGTTCATCGGCACCCTCGAACCCAGGGTGTACGAAGCCGGCTGA